In one window of Tachypleus tridentatus isolate NWPU-2018 chromosome 2, ASM421037v1, whole genome shotgun sequence DNA:
- the LOC143245170 gene encoding intracellular coagulation inhibitor 2-like, producing the protein MLLSLAFILGTVSIYDALPLEDQIGVVDSVQSDYRSVIATNQFALSVLNALDKKANIIMSPWSLSLALGMAYLGASGSTGREMEEALGYRSAGIQGNQVHEGFRIQESVLKRVQVKNELSSANIVLAQEGYTVSKSYKDGLKRYYNSSTIEINFGKPQSVLQWVNAWGYWNSNSKIKQILTETPPETTKLMLLNGVYFKGNWLSPFKPENTSLEAFTNESGRKVTVPIMHMISNVSYVAYHELGVYAVNLPYDGEDISMMVLLPEEDNNLNAVEDKLTLAVLEDMLAQMKMQPITIGLPKFELKDDRKLKETLKSLGMQSAFSENKADFSKIAGTDDLYLEEVIHKAVINVNERGTEANANTIISIMSKRKLPEFIVDRPFLFLIRDRRSGAILFLGHVVELE; encoded by the coding sequence ATGTTGTTGTCTCTGGCATTTATTTTGGGAACTGTATCTATTTATGATGCTCTCCCATTGGAGGATCAGATTGGTGTCGTCGACTCTGTGCAAAGCGATTACAGATCCGTGATAGCCACCAACCAGTTTGCTTTGTCTGTCCTAAATGCACTGGATAAGAAAGCGAATATTATTATGTCTCCTTGGAGCTTGTCCTTGGCTCTAGGAATGGCCTATCTTGGTGCTTCGGGTAGCACAGGTCGAGAAATGGAAGAGGCTTTGGGGTATCGATCTGCGGGAATTCAAGGCAATCAGGTTCACGAGGGCTTTAGAATACAAGAAAGTGTATTGAAGAGGGTTCAGGTTAAGAATGAACTGAGCAGTGCTAACATTGTTCTTGCCCAGGAAGGGTACACTGTATCTAAGTCCTATAAAGATGGCTTAAAACGATACTACAATTCTTCAACCATAGAAATTAACTTCGGGAAACCACAATCCGTACTCCAGTGGGTAAACGCTTGGGGATACTGGAATTCAAATAGCAAGATCAAACAAATATTGACAGAAACACCACCAGAAACCACCAAGCTGATGTTACTGAATGGCGTATATTTCAAGGGTAATTGGTTAAGTCCGTTTAAACCTGAAAATACGAGTTTAGAAGCTTTCACCAATGAAAGTGGTCGGAAAGTGACTGTTCCTATAATGCACATGATCAGTAATGTGTCCTATGTTGCTTATCACGAGTTAGGCGTCTATGCTGTAAACCTGCCTTACGATGGTGAAGACATTAGCATGATGGTGCTTCTTCCAGAAGAAGATAACAACTTAAACGCTGTAGAAGACAAACTTACACTGGCTGTACTGGAAGACATGTTAGCTCAGATGAAAATGCAACCAATAACTATTGGCCTGCCAAAGTTTGAGCTAAAAGACGATCGCAAACTGAAAGAAACATTGAAGTCTTTGGGCATGCAGTCGGCATTTAGTGAGAATAAAGCTGATTTTTCAAAGATTGCAGGAACAGACGACCTCTACTTGGAAGAGGTCATCCACAAAGCTGTTATCAATGTTAACGAGAGGGGTACAGAAGCAAATGCAAACACCATTATCAGTATAATGAGCAAACGGAAACTTCCAGAGTTCATCGTGGATCGACCGTTTCTCTTCTTGATCCGCGACAGGCGAAGTGGCGCCATCCTCTTTCTAGGACATGTCGTTGAGCTGGAGTGA
- the LOC143245610 gene encoding zinc finger MYM-type protein 1-like, protein MPQLMKSMIDKIHTEMGDRFISLKKLDSSFGFLLDIKELMFTTNENSLKQRCIFMGSSYDTDLDGLEILSEIMDCRMLLKTRADVKLSTPEDLLRFIVQYGDDVFPNLRVGLQILLTVATSIASCERSFSKLKLILSYLRSSMGQERLSALALVSVEREVTDSIHLEELIDKFAAAKARRISL, encoded by the coding sequence ATGCCACAACTGATGAAAAGTATGATTGACAAAATACACACAGAAATGGGAGACAGATTCATCAGCTTGAAGAAACTGGACTCTAGTTTTGGCTTTCTTTTAGACATAAAGGAACTGATGTTCACAACTAATGAGAATAGCTTGAAACAGAGATGCATTTTTATGGGAAGCTCTTATGATACAGACTTGGATGGTTTGGAGATATTAAGTGAAATAATGGACTGCCGAATGCTACTCAAGACAAGGGCTGATGTTAAGCTTTCGACACCAGAGGACCTGCTTCGCTTCATTGTGCAGTATGGGGATGATGTATTTCCAAATCTGAGAGTTGGTCTGCAGATCTTACTGACTGTTGCAACATCTATTGCCAGTTGTGAAAGGTCTTTTAGTAAGTTAAAACTTATCCTGTCTTACCTGAGATCATCCATGGGACAGGAAAGATTGTCAGCCTTGGCTTTGGTGAGTGTGGAGCGAGAAGTTACCGACAGCATACATTTAGAGGAACTAATCGATAAATTTGCAGCAGCAAAGGCAAGAAGAATTTCTCTTTGA